From Spirochaetales bacterium, a single genomic window includes:
- a CDS encoding dihydroorotate dehydrogenase-like protein, translating into MADLSISYMGIPLKNPVIAGASGLTAHMDTIKKIEDAGAGALVCKSLFEEEVNLESLQQQRDLHKYDDWHAEMITIFPDIKKSGPENHLYWVRKTKETVGIPVIASLNAVQEKTWVAYSGLLEQTGVDGLEINLYTSPVYHLEASDNIEDEQIAILKKIREAVSVPVSVKLSPYYTNVANFITRCEEIGIDGFVLFNRHFQSSIDIDKEDIIFPFNFSRKEDALLSLRYAGLLYGNVTGTICSSNGITDADDAIRVLLAGSGAVQVVSTLFRNGIGHLSSIIDGIASWMDKKGYGCIDDFRGKMSRERLGIKDTWIYKRTQYIRMLMQNSESLMKKVL; encoded by the coding sequence ATGGCAGATCTATCGATTTCCTATATGGGGATACCATTGAAAAATCCTGTCATAGCGGGCGCTTCCGGTTTGACTGCGCACATGGATACGATTAAAAAAATCGAGGACGCGGGGGCGGGGGCTTTGGTGTGTAAATCGCTGTTCGAGGAAGAAGTCAACCTGGAATCTTTACAACAACAGCGAGATCTTCATAAATACGACGACTGGCACGCTGAGATGATCACGATATTCCCGGATATCAAAAAAAGCGGACCGGAAAACCATCTCTATTGGGTGAGAAAAACCAAAGAGACGGTCGGTATTCCGGTCATTGCCAGTCTGAACGCGGTACAGGAAAAAACGTGGGTAGCATATTCCGGGCTTCTCGAACAAACGGGCGTCGACGGACTCGAAATCAATTTGTATACCTCACCCGTCTATCATCTCGAGGCTTCGGATAACATCGAAGATGAACAAATAGCGATATTGAAAAAAATAAGGGAGGCGGTCAGTGTGCCGGTCAGTGTGAAATTGAGTCCGTATTACACGAATGTCGCCAATTTCATCACCAGGTGTGAAGAAATCGGCATCGATGGATTCGTTCTTTTCAACCGTCATTTTCAGTCTTCCATCGACATCGACAAGGAAGACATTATATTTCCGTTCAACTTCAGCCGTAAGGAGGATGCCCTCCTCTCGCTTCGCTATGCCGGCCTTCTTTACGGCAACGTGACCGGGACGATTTGCAGCAGCAACGGTATTACCGACGCCGATGACGCAATCAGGGTGTTGCTCGCGGGAAGCGGTGCGGTCCAGGTCGTCAGTACCCTTTTTAGAAACGGGATCGGGCATCTGTCGTCGATAATCGACGGGATAGCTTCATGGATGGATAAAAAAGGATACGGATGCATCGATGATTTCAGAGGAAAAATGAGCAGGGAAAGACTCGGGATAAAAGATACGTGGATATACAAACGAACGCAATATATCAGGATGCTCATGCAGAACAGCGAATCCCTGATGAAAAAGGTACTGTGA
- a CDS encoding diadenylate cyclase → MDTNKIVNTRYHSDGIISDVLDKCRSINGNIPKDILKRLIILAIEISREGREGRKIGTLFVIGDEKKVMKRSKTLILDPLKGHSDKIKTLDNINFRETVKELAQLDGAFVISDKGIFISATRYISTDFKNIRIPLGLGSRHLAAASITQATASIAVVVSESSVVRIFIEGRLISEILPELWLIQRARKIRKDREIKKMVGKNITDDIH, encoded by the coding sequence GTGGATACGAATAAAATTGTCAATACACGATACCATTCGGATGGAATTATTTCCGATGTACTCGATAAATGCCGTTCCATCAATGGCAATATACCGAAAGATATTCTGAAACGACTTATAATCCTTGCCATAGAAATTTCACGGGAAGGGAGAGAGGGTAGAAAAATCGGGACGTTGTTTGTTATCGGAGACGAAAAAAAAGTCATGAAACGATCGAAAACCCTCATCCTCGATCCGCTGAAAGGTCATTCCGATAAAATCAAAACACTCGATAATATCAATTTCCGCGAGACAGTCAAGGAACTCGCCCAACTTGACGGCGCATTCGTCATTTCGGATAAAGGCATTTTCATATCCGCGACTCGTTATATTTCAACAGATTTCAAAAATATCAGGATTCCGCTTGGTCTCGGAAGCCGTCACCTTGCTGCGGCCTCGATTACACAGGCAACCGCTTCAATAGCCGTGGTCGTGTCCGAAAGTTCGGTGGTAAGAATATTCATAGAAGGAAGACTGATTTCTGAAATACTTCCCGAGTTATGGCTTATACAGCGCGCGAGGAAAATACGAAAAGACAGGGAAATAAAAAAAATGGTCGGGAAAAATATAACCGATGATATACATTAA
- a CDS encoding rubredoxin, which yields MIVYQCSVCDYVYREDEMEEGNNNHNSFEDLPEDWRCPQCGSRKNCFIAVHVHKNSGKQK from the coding sequence ATGATTGTTTACCAATGCAGTGTATGCGATTACGTTTATCGGGAAGATGAAATGGAAGAAGGAAATAATAATCATAATTCGTTTGAAGATCTTCCTGAAGACTGGCGATGTCCGCAATGCGGTTCGAGAAAAAATTGTTTCATTGCCGTTCACGTGCATAAAAATTCGGGCAAACAAAAATAG
- a CDS encoding mechanosensitive ion channel family protein — translation MNFLEIQILGNTLLSIGITVIILFSLVFFVIILQMIVVRRLRKWAKEKNMSNTEFIIGQVHKNIFPLVYFWCFWISLQNLTLPSPVNTFLATSGKVIFSFFLVKALISTVKHIIKTYWKKKEENGDTNNTIKVVFPAVTIFIWIVGALFLMDNIGFDISGLIAGLGVGGIAVAIASQSVLGDIFNYFTIIIDRPFEIGDFIIFDNLLGVVEHVGLKSTRIRSLWGEQIILSNSDLMKSRIKNYKRMQERRVEFKFGVEYGTPLEKLKKIPVMIREIIENTQNTRFDRAHFSSYADYFLEFVVVYYIYSADYNLYMDIQQDINFKINERFRENEISFAFPTMQVYMDRQNKTGQ, via the coding sequence ATGAATTTTCTTGAGATACAAATATTGGGGAACACGCTTCTTTCTATCGGTATTACCGTAATCATTCTTTTCTCGCTTGTTTTCTTCGTGATTATTCTTCAGATGATCGTTGTCAGACGCCTGAGAAAATGGGCGAAAGAAAAGAATATGAGCAACACCGAATTCATCATCGGGCAGGTTCATAAAAATATTTTTCCGCTTGTATATTTCTGGTGTTTCTGGATTTCGCTGCAGAACCTTACCCTTCCATCTCCCGTCAACACTTTTTTGGCGACAAGCGGGAAAGTGATCTTTTCTTTTTTTCTTGTCAAGGCGCTGATCTCGACCGTCAAACATATTATCAAGACCTATTGGAAGAAAAAAGAGGAAAACGGCGATACGAATAATACCATCAAGGTGGTCTTCCCCGCCGTGACGATTTTTATCTGGATCGTCGGTGCTTTGTTCCTGATGGACAATATCGGTTTCGATATTTCAGGGCTTATAGCGGGGCTGGGCGTCGGGGGCATCGCCGTCGCGATTGCTTCACAATCGGTACTCGGAGACATTTTCAATTACTTCACGATTATCATCGACCGCCCTTTCGAGATCGGCGATTTTATTATCTTCGACAATCTGCTCGGGGTGGTCGAACATGTCGGTCTCAAATCGACGAGAATCCGGAGTCTATGGGGGGAACAGATCATTCTTTCGAACTCGGATCTCATGAAATCGAGGATCAAGAATTACAAACGAATGCAGGAACGGCGGGTCGAGTTCAAATTCGGTGTTGAATACGGGACGCCCCTTGAAAAACTGAAAAAAATTCCGGTCATGATACGGGAAATAATCGAAAACACTCAAAACACAAGGTTCGACCGCGCGCATTTTTCGAGTTACGCCGATTATTTTCTCGAATTCGTCGTTGTGTATTACATATACAGCGCGGATTACAATCTCTATATGGATATCCAGCAGGATATCAATTTCAAAATCAACGAACGTTTCAGGGAGAATGAGATCTCATTCGCGTTTCCTACAATGCAGGTGTATATGGACAGGCAGAACAAAACAGGTCAATAA
- a CDS encoding PAS domain-containing protein has protein sequence MITTPVERLYLNNMNELGAFFDAITEPILVYDRKSIVIQTNKAAVDSLGFDPKGWSSIDITEKVSSTLDDGRKTGIDDIISKRALRGEVVREIIYTFTNAKGETRTCSCSASPVKTGDVIAGVICIWHDITRDREKEVSYINERKWFMNILDSIEDGIYICNENFTVEYANPALVNRLGSPGGKKCYEYLYGRKKQCPWCKNPDVLNGKTIRWEWYDPDSGKTYDLIETPIYNADGSISKLKIFHDITYSKEREKALKKDRKELLNDLDRISVELIKKTSDLEIKNNKLHQQSEIIDKLFANTQFLIALLDTDFNFIRVNKAYAESDGRDESFFIGKNHFDLYPHSENEAIFRSVLQSGESYITYAKPFSYPQKPEEGFTYWDWSLNPIMDENNEVTALILILLDVTARKKTEAELGESKRLSDIGALATTVAHELRSPLGVIQGTVYNIKRKYSDEKLMKHMERIERKIDESEKIINNLLNYSRIKQPQWKNIHFYNFLDECINDIESQYMNPDIKVNRDFDTFKDITVEIDPFQMREVFLNILNNAFQAFPDNSGIIDIKGYTEKSILYIDIRDNGQGIAKEVLDKIFEPFFTSKSRGTGLGLTICRELLNLHRGSIEIESEKDRGTVVHLSLPGERDLK, from the coding sequence ATGATAACGACCCCTGTCGAACGTTTGTATCTCAATAACATGAACGAACTCGGCGCTTTCTTCGATGCCATTACCGAACCGATCCTCGTTTATGACAGAAAAAGCATCGTTATACAAACAAACAAAGCGGCCGTCGATTCCCTGGGTTTCGATCCAAAAGGTTGGAGCAGTATCGATATTACCGAGAAGGTTTCTTCCACACTGGATGACGGGAGAAAAACGGGAATCGACGATATTATTTCCAAGCGTGCGTTACGGGGCGAAGTTGTCAGGGAAATCATCTATACCTTCACGAACGCGAAAGGAGAAACAAGGACATGCAGCTGTTCCGCCTCCCCGGTAAAAACCGGAGACGTAATAGCGGGTGTCATCTGTATATGGCACGATATAACACGGGACAGGGAAAAAGAGGTATCCTATATTAATGAACGGAAATGGTTCATGAACATTCTCGATTCTATCGAAGACGGCATCTATATTTGTAATGAAAACTTTACGGTCGAATACGCGAATCCTGCCCTCGTCAACAGACTTGGAAGTCCGGGCGGCAAAAAATGTTACGAATATCTTTATGGACGAAAAAAACAATGTCCCTGGTGCAAGAATCCCGACGTGCTCAACGGGAAGACGATACGGTGGGAATGGTACGATCCCGACAGCGGGAAAACCTATGATCTGATCGAAACCCCTATCTATAACGCGGACGGCAGCATATCGAAACTCAAGATATTCCACGATATCACCTACAGTAAAGAACGGGAAAAAGCATTAAAAAAGGACAGGAAGGAACTTCTCAACGACCTGGACAGAATCAGTGTCGAGTTAATCAAGAAAACATCGGATCTTGAAATAAAAAACAATAAACTGCACCAGCAAAGCGAAATCATCGATAAGCTTTTCGCCAACACGCAATTTTTGATCGCACTTTTAGATACCGATTTCAATTTTATACGGGTCAACAAGGCATACGCGGAGTCCGACGGCAGGGACGAGAGTTTTTTTATCGGTAAAAACCATTTCGACCTGTATCCCCACTCGGAAAACGAGGCTATTTTCAGATCCGTTCTTCAAAGCGGTGAATCGTATATCACCTACGCGAAACCTTTTTCCTATCCGCAGAAACCGGAGGAGGGCTTTACCTATTGGGACTGGAGTCTCAATCCCATCATGGATGAAAATAACGAGGTAACCGCGCTGATCCTCATTCTCCTGGATGTGACGGCAAGAAAGAAAACAGAAGCCGAACTCGGGGAGTCAAAACGCCTCTCCGATATCGGGGCACTCGCGACAACGGTCGCCCATGAATTGCGCAGCCCCCTCGGGGTAATCCAGGGCACCGTCTACAATATCAAAAGGAAATATTCAGACGAAAAATTAATGAAACACATGGAACGGATCGAACGAAAAATCGATGAAAGTGAAAAAATCATCAACAACCTTTTGAATTATTCGCGGATCAAACAGCCGCAGTGGAAAAATATCCATTTTTACAATTTTCTCGACGAATGCATCAACGATATTGAAAGCCAGTACATGAATCCGGACATCAAGGTGAATCGTGATTTCGATACATTTAAGGATATAACCGTCGAAATAGACCCGTTTCAGATGCGCGAAGTCTTTCTCAATATCCTGAACAATGCCTTTCAGGCGTTCCCCGACAATTCTGGTATCATCGATATAAAGGGGTACACTGAAAAATCGATCCTGTACATCGACATCCGGGACAACGGACAGGGAATCGCAAAAGAAGTTCTCGATAAAATTTTTGAACCATTTTTTACCAGCAAATCAAGGGGGACGGGGCTGGGCCTTACCATCTGCAGGGAACTTCTCAACCTGCATAGGGGTTCGATCGAGATTGAAAGCGAAAAAGACAGGGGTACTGTCGTCCATCTTTCTCTTCCCGGAGAGAGAGATCTAAAGTGA
- the ptsP gene encoding phosphoenolpyruvate--protein phosphotransferase, which produces MNDKTAQNVTSSRKDIYSSSNLYSDIEREIERAKRYGRKFTLIIVDIDQFKYFNECYGHAAGDTALTGVGESIGSNIRSTDTLYRYGGDEFVILLPETNNTEAKSIAFKVRDILAKKTISDYSINERITLSMGISTFGDHGVETHKKLLQSADKALYKAKKTGKNRIFIYRGKHIEEARQKVLPFEKKRKRMVFTGRPIVKGTTRGILFKYKDFIKREVDIYSINDSDLDNELQRIREAVENVYDDLDRLQNVLDKKIDKKHSDIITAHKLILKDRELLEKIENELKKKRINSEAVIKSIFINLENKFNSFSTPSFKSKGKDFADVGNKLLRKLMHINTHHLKHVPKNSIIFAERILPTDIIHIDRTKLNGIISIEGSEYSHAGILARAFNIPYVTHINASYGDLSDKSEIILNGDTGKIIVNPNENDRNKFLEKSKSVKIENIEKKYKGDLLLRKDNELIKIKANIETKEDIELVAKYRPAAIGLTRLEYIYLMHSQKPTRDELYDRLYSMFEPVKSIPITIRLLDIGGDKSLPYINSGKTDHRKMGIMGVRFLLEHPDLLEDQIEACFLLSEHFTVNVLVPMVTIPDDVGRVRDIKDRIMKNKKKIFRYDFKLGAMIEVPSAVFLLDKILDCIDFVSIGTNDLIQYIMAADREENKVSGYFRKGNDIAIDIIKRIVDKTRETGIECDVCGELAGNTAYTKRLLKAGLRNFSVQPRTIPKLRKKIDDII; this is translated from the coding sequence GTGAACGATAAAACTGCACAGAATGTTACAAGTTCCAGGAAGGATATATATTCGTCGTCGAATCTCTATTCCGATATCGAGAGGGAAATCGAGCGGGCTAAACGATACGGAAGAAAGTTCACGCTCATCATCGTCGATATCGATCAATTCAAATATTTCAATGAGTGTTACGGTCACGCCGCAGGCGATACCGCCCTTACCGGGGTAGGGGAGTCGATCGGTTCGAATATCAGAAGCACAGATACGCTGTATCGATACGGCGGAGATGAGTTCGTCATTCTGCTGCCTGAAACAAACAATACCGAAGCTAAGAGTATCGCTTTCAAAGTAAGGGATATACTTGCGAAAAAGACAATAAGCGATTATTCGATTAATGAACGGATCACATTAAGTATGGGGATCTCCACTTTCGGTGATCATGGCGTTGAAACTCATAAAAAGTTGTTACAGTCGGCGGATAAAGCGTTGTACAAGGCGAAGAAAACGGGGAAAAACAGAATATTCATCTATCGGGGGAAACATATCGAGGAGGCACGGCAAAAGGTTTTACCTTTCGAAAAAAAGAGAAAGCGCATGGTCTTTACGGGACGGCCGATAGTGAAAGGAACAACCCGGGGTATTCTTTTCAAATACAAGGATTTCATAAAAAGAGAAGTGGACATATATTCGATCAATGATTCTGATCTTGATAACGAATTACAGCGTATCAGAGAAGCGGTCGAGAATGTATATGACGATCTGGATCGGCTTCAAAATGTTCTGGATAAAAAAATCGATAAAAAACATTCGGATATAATCACCGCTCACAAACTTATCCTGAAGGACCGTGAGCTTCTTGAAAAAATAGAAAACGAGTTGAAGAAAAAACGAATCAACAGCGAGGCGGTAATAAAAAGTATTTTCATAAATCTCGAAAACAAATTCAATTCATTTTCAACGCCGAGTTTCAAGTCGAAGGGGAAAGATTTCGCGGACGTCGGCAATAAACTGCTTAGAAAACTCATGCATATCAATACTCACCATTTAAAACACGTGCCGAAAAACAGTATTATATTCGCCGAACGCATACTGCCCACCGACATTATCCATATCGACAGAACCAAATTGAATGGAATCATTTCCATAGAAGGAAGCGAATATTCCCACGCAGGTATTCTCGCAAGGGCGTTCAATATTCCGTATGTGACTCATATCAACGCAAGCTACGGCGATCTGTCTGACAAATCGGAAATCATACTAAACGGCGATACGGGAAAGATTATCGTCAACCCGAATGAGAATGACAGGAATAAATTTCTTGAAAAAAGCAAATCGGTTAAAATCGAGAATATTGAAAAGAAATACAAAGGGGATTTATTGTTGCGTAAAGACAACGAATTGATAAAAATCAAAGCGAATATCGAAACGAAAGAAGATATCGAACTTGTCGCGAAATACCGTCCGGCCGCGATCGGATTGACCCGCCTTGAATATATCTATTTGATGCATTCACAAAAACCGACCCGGGATGAATTGTATGACAGATTATATTCGATGTTCGAACCCGTCAAATCGATTCCGATCACAATCCGTCTGCTCGATATCGGTGGTGACAAATCGCTGCCGTATATAAATTCCGGAAAGACCGATCATAGAAAAATGGGAATCATGGGAGTCCGATTTCTCCTCGAACACCCGGATTTACTTGAAGATCAGATCGAAGCGTGTTTTTTACTGAGTGAACATTTTACCGTCAATGTTCTTGTTCCCATGGTGACGATTCCGGATGATGTCGGAAGGGTAAGAGACATAAAAGACAGGATAATGAAAAATAAAAAGAAAATATTCCGGTATGATTTCAAGCTCGGGGCCATGATCGAAGTACCTTCCGCGGTCTTTCTCCTCGATAAAATCCTCGACTGTATCGACTTTGTCAGTATCGGAACAAATGATTTGATACAGTACATAATGGCCGCCGACAGGGAAGAGAACAAGGTATCTGGTTATTTCAGAAAGGGAAACGATATCGCCATCGATATAATCAAACGGATTGTCGATAAAACGCGCGAAACGGGTATCGAATGCGATGTGTGCGGTGAACTGGCGGGAAATACCGCCTATACGAAACGCCTGCTTAAAGCGGGGCTGCGTAATTTTAGTGTACAGCCGCGAACCATTCCAAAATTAAGAAAAAAAATAGACGACATCATTTGA
- the ftsH gene encoding ATP-dependent zinc metalloprotease FtsH, translating into MDNKTDNKNGENKQPHNNSFMHKLKPYRFIIFITLIFLIPWIFTFVIQLGQTGQIDYSVFLRELDKGNIESINIKGEEISGKFKNPVEEGTSYFKTYVPYYINESTLSTLKDNNVAITTQPSGGPSLFGIILNLLPFAIIFWIFFRASKTMREQGQSIFQVGKSKAKLYKREKTKTTFGDIAGLEGVIAELQEVVDFLKNPSKYSKLGAKSPKGVLLVGPPGTGKTLIARAVASESNVPFFSISGSDFVEMFVGVGASRVRDLFNEAKKAAPSIIFIDELDSIGRRRGTGLGGGHDEREQTLNQMLSEIDGFEKDEKTIILAATNRPDVLDPALLRPGRFDRRVTVGLPALKDREAILKIHIKNKPAGSDINLRAVAQSTPGFSGADLENLLNEGALIAARKNKHKIEQSDLNEAKDKIVLGLERKSIILTEEERRMVAYHEAGHALVAELLPETEPVYKVSIIPRDFSMGVTQQMQEGDKYLLKKSYILQRISVLMGGRAAEDVKLHTMTSGAENDLKEAQKLVRKMILDWGMGEKFSNISFGSQRQQVFLGEEIAHRRDFSEESNKLIDEEIIQILSQCYERSVLIIKEHASQLDSIVDRLLAKEEIQGEEIKNIIGTS; encoded by the coding sequence ATGGATAATAAAACTGATAATAAAAACGGTGAAAACAAACAGCCGCATAATAATTCCTTTATGCACAAACTGAAACCCTACCGGTTTATCATTTTTATTACCCTTATTTTTCTCATTCCCTGGATTTTTACCTTTGTGATTCAATTGGGACAAACCGGTCAAATAGATTATTCGGTATTCTTAAGAGAACTCGACAAAGGAAATATAGAATCGATAAACATCAAAGGCGAGGAAATTTCCGGAAAATTTAAAAATCCCGTCGAAGAAGGGACGTCATATTTCAAGACATATGTTCCGTATTATATCAATGAATCGACATTGTCCACGTTGAAAGACAATAACGTCGCCATTACGACACAGCCATCGGGAGGACCGTCATTGTTCGGAATTATTCTCAATTTACTGCCTTTCGCCATCATATTCTGGATTTTTTTCAGGGCTTCAAAAACCATGCGTGAACAGGGACAAAGCATATTTCAGGTCGGAAAAAGCAAGGCGAAACTGTACAAACGGGAAAAAACCAAAACGACCTTCGGCGATATCGCTGGTCTCGAGGGGGTCATCGCGGAATTGCAGGAGGTTGTCGACTTTCTTAAAAATCCTTCAAAATACAGCAAACTCGGGGCGAAATCGCCTAAAGGAGTGCTGCTTGTCGGGCCGCCTGGAACGGGAAAGACACTGATCGCACGGGCCGTCGCATCCGAATCGAATGTTCCGTTTTTCAGTATTTCCGGTTCGGATTTCGTCGAGATGTTCGTCGGGGTCGGCGCTTCGCGCGTCCGCGATCTGTTCAACGAAGCGAAAAAAGCCGCCCCCAGCATCATCTTTATCGACGAACTCGATTCTATCGGCAGACGCCGTGGTACGGGACTGGGCGGCGGCCATGATGAACGGGAACAGACCCTGAACCAGATGTTGTCCGAAATCGACGGATTCGAAAAGGATGAAAAGACGATCATCCTCGCAGCGACAAACAGGCCGGATGTTCTGGATCCGGCGCTTTTAAGACCCGGACGCTTCGACCGCAGAGTCACCGTCGGATTACCGGCGCTGAAAGATCGCGAAGCGATCCTGAAGATACACATTAAAAACAAACCTGCCGGCAGCGATATCAACCTCCGGGCCGTGGCGCAAAGCACCCCCGGATTCAGCGGCGCCGATCTTGAAAATCTCCTCAATGAAGGAGCCCTTATCGCCGCGAGAAAAAACAAACATAAAATCGAACAATCGGATCTGAATGAGGCGAAAGATAAAATCGTCCTGGGTCTCGAACGGAAAAGCATCATCCTCACGGAAGAGGAACGCAGAATGGTCGCCTATCATGAAGCCGGTCACGCGCTGGTTGCTGAACTATTGCCGGAAACGGAGCCTGTTTATAAGGTCTCCATCATTCCCCGGGATTTTTCCATGGGAGTCACACAGCAGATGCAGGAAGGCGACAAATATCTGTTGAAAAAATCATACATCCTCCAGCGAATCAGCGTATTGATGGGCGGACGCGCGGCAGAAGACGTAAAATTACATACGATGACGAGCGGTGCGGAAAACGATTTGAAAGAGGCGCAGAAGCTTGTGAGAAAAATGATCCTCGACTGGGGAATGGGCGAAAAGTTTTCAAACATATCGTTCGGCAGTCAGCGGCAGCAGGTTTTTCTCGGGGAAGAGATAGCGCACAGAAGAGATTTCAGTGAAGAAAGCAACAAACTCATCGACGAAGAAATCATTCAAATTCTATCACAATGTTATGAACGATCCGTCCTCATCATAAAAGAACATGCTTCACAACTCGACAGTATCGTCGACCGGCTTCTTGCGAAAGAAGAGATACAGGGAGAGGAAATAAAAAATATAATCGGTACATCATAA
- a CDS encoding response regulator — protein MNNRLLIIEDDLDLCEVLAESFEDEGYDVNHKQNGLEGKRELIENHYDFLILDIKIPGMNGFEILEWLKSSDIRIKIIVLTGMPLNEKISKYINDEASMKGKLLEYADAVINKPFRTEVLISTLNTLAGGCAGEK, from the coding sequence GTGAATAACAGACTCCTTATTATCGAAGACGATCTCGATCTGTGCGAAGTTCTTGCGGAATCATTCGAGGACGAAGGTTATGATGTCAATCACAAACAGAACGGCCTGGAAGGAAAACGGGAATTAATCGAAAATCATTACGATTTTCTGATACTGGATATCAAAATTCCCGGTATGAACGGATTCGAAATTCTCGAGTGGCTCAAATCGTCCGATATTCGGATAAAAATTATCGTGCTTACCGGAATGCCGCTCAATGAAAAGATTTCGAAATACATAAACGACGAGGCTTCCATGAAAGGGAAACTCCTGGAATACGCGGATGCCGTCATCAACAAACCGTTTCGAACGGAAGTGTTGATATCGACACTGAATACGCTGGCGGGAGGGTGCGCCGGTGAAAAATGA
- the tpx gene encoding thiol peroxidase — protein MKTVQFRDKSVNLVGRTIRKNMRAPEFILTTNDLDEIRLLDFNGKIKILTSFLSIDEEVCGKQVLEFEKRSARMPCDVAVIGISLDLPFTQKRFCRENVIEHMKLFSDYRYNSFGINYGLLIKEIHLLAGAVVVLDKNNNIRYLDILDKAAETPDYGLWFGELEGILSQPSIPFLKSMPYSCIPKGIDISLLDESSIERYMKEIDGWTLEHRRIMKTFEFRDFTEAKYFFDLVAVIAEEQGHYPEMKLTYDRLVVSFSTRAVNGLSVNDFVMASMIDGLML, from the coding sequence ATGAAAACCGTACAATTCCGTGATAAATCCGTCAACCTTGTCGGGCGAACGATCAGAAAAAACATGAGGGCACCTGAGTTTATACTCACGACAAACGACCTCGATGAGATACGGCTTCTGGATTTTAACGGGAAAATCAAGATACTGACGTCGTTTCTATCAATCGATGAGGAGGTATGTGGAAAGCAGGTTTTGGAATTCGAAAAGAGGTCCGCGCGGATGCCCTGCGATGTGGCGGTGATCGGGATCAGCCTCGATCTCCCGTTCACGCAAAAGCGTTTCTGCCGGGAGAACGTGATAGAACATATGAAACTTTTTTCCGATTACCGGTATAATTCGTTCGGAATAAATTACGGTCTTCTAATCAAGGAAATACATCTTTTAGCCGGGGCTGTTGTCGTTCTTGATAAAAACAATAATATCCGATACCTGGATATTCTCGATAAAGCGGCAGAAACACCGGATTACGGATTGTGGTTCGGCGAACTTGAAGGGATACTCTCGCAGCCCTCAATTCCCTTTTTAAAATCGATGCCTTATTCATGCATTCCGAAGGGTATCGATATTTCTCTTCTCGACGAGAGTAGTATCGAACGATACATGAAAGAGATCGACGGATGGACGCTCGAGCATCGACGGATAATGAAAACCTTCGAATTTCGTGATTTTACGGAGGCAAAATATTTTTTCGATCTTGTTGCCGTTATCGCGGAAGAACAGGGCCACTATCCCGAAATGAAACTCACCTATGACAGACTCGTCGTTTCGTTTTCAACCCGTGCCGTAAACGGTCTTTCCGTCAATGATTTTGTGATGGCCTCAATGATTGACGGACTCATGTTATAG